The following coding sequences lie in one Flavobacteriales bacterium genomic window:
- a CDS encoding DUF4442 domain-containing protein, with the protein MKWNLFLLGKLKIPMLAYAGVRLLELNETDVKVVIKLKRRTKNHLNSMYFGALAVGADVAGGIHAFYYAEKLNKKISFAFKGMNAQFIKRATTDCTFVSKDGKKVEDAVLLSIKTQERVNETTKVYAYDTANELVAEFDMVVSVKCLK; encoded by the coding sequence ATGAAATGGAATCTTTTCCTGTTGGGAAAGTTAAAAATTCCGATGTTAGCCTATGCGGGTGTTCGACTATTAGAACTTAACGAAACAGATGTAAAGGTGGTTATTAAACTTAAACGTAGAACCAAAAACCATTTAAACTCTATGTATTTTGGAGCTTTAGCCGTTGGGGCTGATGTAGCTGGTGGAATACATGCTTTTTATTATGCCGAAAAACTAAACAAAAAAATATCGTTTGCTTTTAAGGGCATGAATGCTCAATTCATTAAAAGAGCAACTACTGATTGCACTTTTGTTTCTAAAGATGGGAAGAAAGTGGAAGATGCTGTTTTATTATCGATAAAAACACAAGAACGCGTAAACGAAACCACCAAAGTTTATGCCTATGATACAGCCAACGAACTTGTAGCTGAATTCGACATGGTTGTTTCAGTAAAATGTTTGAAATAA
- a CDS encoding nitronate monooxygenase codes for MSIQNNTSKPSLSSILNIKHPIIMAPMFLVSNTAMVIAAGKAGISGSIPALNFRTIEEFKAAINEIKQHSIAPFGINLIVNKSNFLYKEQLKACCDLKVDYIITSLGSPEETINQAHKAGVKVFCDVVDVEYAKKVEALGADAIIAVNNRAGGHAGPKPAKELINELNEACNIPVISAGGVGNHQQYKEILSYGAAGLSIGSIFIASTECGVSKEYKEACIQYGEKDIVFTTKLSGSKCTVINTPYVKQIGTDQNFIEKILNKNKRLKKWFKALTFYNGMKKLNNAAFSATYKTVWCAGPSIEEVKSIRPIAEIVEDLVNG; via the coding sequence ATGTCAATTCAAAATAACACCAGTAAACCTTCACTTTCAAGCATCTTAAACATTAAACATCCTATAATAATGGCACCCATGTTTTTGGTATCGAATACTGCCATGGTTATAGCTGCGGGTAAAGCAGGTATTTCAGGCTCTATTCCTGCACTCAACTTTAGAACCATTGAGGAATTTAAAGCAGCCATTAACGAAATTAAACAACACTCCATAGCTCCATTTGGCATTAATTTAATTGTAAACAAATCAAACTTTTTATATAAAGAACAATTAAAAGCGTGCTGCGATCTTAAGGTTGATTACATTATTACATCGTTGGGTTCGCCCGAAGAAACCATTAATCAGGCTCATAAAGCAGGCGTTAAAGTTTTTTGCGATGTGGTAGATGTTGAATACGCTAAAAAAGTAGAAGCTTTAGGCGCAGATGCTATTATTGCTGTAAACAACCGTGCAGGTGGGCATGCCGGACCAAAACCTGCCAAAGAATTGATTAATGAATTGAACGAAGCGTGCAACATTCCTGTTATTTCTGCTGGTGGTGTTGGAAATCATCAACAGTACAAAGAAATATTATCATACGGAGCTGCAGGCTTATCGATAGGCAGTATTTTTATTGCTTCTACCGAATGCGGCGTTTCTAAAGAATACAAAGAAGCTTGTATTCAATATGGCGAAAAAGACATTGTTTTTACTACCAAACTTTCGGGCAGCAAGTGTACCGTTATTAATACACCTTATGTTAAACAAATTGGTACCGACCAAAATTTTATTGAAAAAATATTAAATAAAAACAAACGGTTAAAAAAATGGTTTAAAGCCCTTACTTTTTATAATGGAATGAAAAAGTTAAACAATGCTGCATTCAGTGCCACTTATAAAACCGTTTGGTGTGCTGGTCCGAGTATTGAGGAGGTAAAATCAATTAGACCAATAGCAGAAATTGTGGAGGACTTGGTAAATGGATAA